A portion of the Achromobacter sp. MFA1 R4 genome contains these proteins:
- a CDS encoding head-tail connector protein has translation MKLVTLQQCRDNIRSDSDADDADLELKIEAASDAVMDYLGEYGATFTDSSGLVEVDSNGDPVGVPARVQQATILTVAYLYRERDGSQEFAVGDQWGYGYALPKAATALIYSLRKPTVV, from the coding sequence ATGAAGCTCGTCACACTGCAGCAGTGCCGGGACAATATCCGATCAGACTCGGACGCTGACGACGCTGACCTGGAATTGAAGATTGAAGCCGCCAGCGACGCCGTTATGGACTATCTGGGCGAGTACGGCGCCACCTTTACTGATTCTTCTGGCCTTGTCGAAGTGGATTCGAACGGTGATCCCGTGGGTGTTCCTGCCCGGGTGCAGCAAGCGACTATCCTGACCGTTGCCTATCTGTACCGTGAACGCGACGGATCTCAGGAGTTCGCGGTGGGCGACCAGTGGGGATATGGATATGCCCTGCCCAAGGCGGCAACCGCTTTGATCTACAGCCTGCGCAAGCCGACGGTGGTGTGA
- a CDS encoding phage head closure protein, which translates to MLDSGKLRHRVSIERVERTQDPVTGAIAETWTEIAKVWAAVEPLSAREFVQSAAGQSEVTARITIRTRDILATDRIIHRGTVYNIRGVLADKDSGLEYITLPVAAGVNEG; encoded by the coding sequence ATGCTGGATTCTGGAAAGCTCCGTCATCGCGTCTCGATTGAGCGCGTCGAGCGTACCCAAGATCCGGTTACTGGCGCGATTGCTGAAACGTGGACGGAAATCGCCAAAGTCTGGGCTGCTGTTGAGCCGCTTTCCGCTCGGGAATTTGTGCAATCGGCAGCGGGGCAGTCTGAGGTGACGGCGCGCATCACGATCCGCACCCGTGACATTCTGGCCACCGATCGAATCATCCATCGTGGCACGGTTTACAACATCCGCGGCGTGCTTGCCGACAAGGATAGCGGGCTGGAATACATCACCCTTCCGGTCGCGGCCGGGGTAAACGAGGGCTAA
- a CDS encoding phage major capsid protein has protein sequence MPDKLNNRAYSLLEIKALDESKREITGIATTPEPDRVGDVVEPMGAKFASELPLLWQHQHDKPVGTAKFGKPTKTGIPFTATLPIIDEPGALKDLVDMAWQSVKAKLVRGVSIGFRAIEYSFIENGGVRFSETEIFELSLVTIPANASASIHSIKSIDTALRAASGIEAQGDEEAGRKPEPPGVSGTKKQPATGGFFYARTKGKNTMNVQEQIKALEDKRVALTNERTTIQSKAVDEGRTKDAQEQERFAEITSEVDAIDKELVDLRVMEKDLAATAKPVKGQTEKEASDSRGTLPVSVKDTTKLEKGIEFARFAMCQLAAKGNAEMALKLAKNHYPQNERVVKALELQANGMNLGMLMKATVEAGTTLDTTWAGPLVDYQNFAGDFVEFLRPRTIIGQFGQGSVPSLNRIPFNVRIAGQTTGGSAYWVGEGAPKPLTSFDFTATELRWNKVAAISVLTNELIRFSNPSAERLVRDGLAAAVIERIDIDFIDPAKTAVANVSPASITNGATAIASSGSDAAAIRADIQALWAPFIAARNAPRNAVYIMDSTTALALSLMQNPLGQSEFPGITMNGGTFMGVPVIVSDYLPASSAGGIVVLANASDIWLADDGQVTVDASQEASLQMLDNPTNNSATGTATSMVSMFQTNSTAFRAERYINWARRRASGVAYLTGVSWGA, from the coding sequence ATGCCTGACAAGCTCAATAACCGCGCATACAGCCTCTTGGAAATCAAGGCGCTGGACGAATCGAAGCGCGAGATTACCGGTATTGCCACCACCCCGGAGCCTGACCGAGTTGGCGACGTGGTAGAGCCGATGGGCGCGAAGTTCGCCTCGGAATTGCCGCTCTTGTGGCAGCACCAGCATGACAAACCGGTCGGCACGGCCAAGTTCGGCAAGCCCACGAAGACGGGCATTCCGTTCACCGCGACGCTCCCGATCATCGACGAGCCAGGCGCGCTGAAGGATCTGGTCGACATGGCCTGGCAGTCGGTGAAGGCCAAGCTCGTCCGCGGCGTCTCCATCGGATTTCGCGCAATCGAGTACAGCTTTATCGAGAACGGCGGCGTTCGCTTCTCGGAAACGGAGATCTTCGAGCTAAGCCTCGTGACGATCCCCGCCAACGCGTCCGCGTCCATTCACAGCATCAAAAGTATCGACACCGCTCTGCGCGCCGCGTCCGGCATTGAAGCGCAAGGCGATGAAGAAGCAGGGCGAAAGCCCGAACCTCCCGGCGTCTCGGGAACCAAGAAACAGCCCGCCACTGGCGGGTTTTTTTATGCCCGAACGAAAGGGAAGAACACCATGAACGTGCAAGAACAGATCAAGGCGCTGGAAGACAAGCGCGTCGCGCTCACGAACGAGCGCACCACCATCCAGTCCAAGGCTGTCGACGAAGGTCGAACCAAGGACGCTCAGGAGCAGGAACGCTTCGCCGAGATCACCTCCGAAGTCGACGCGATCGACAAGGAACTGGTCGACCTGCGTGTGATGGAAAAGGACCTGGCCGCCACTGCCAAGCCGGTCAAGGGTCAAACCGAGAAGGAAGCGTCCGACTCTCGCGGTACGCTGCCGGTCTCCGTCAAGGACACCACGAAGCTCGAAAAGGGCATCGAGTTCGCCCGGTTCGCGATGTGCCAACTGGCAGCGAAGGGCAATGCCGAAATGGCCCTGAAGCTGGCCAAGAACCACTATCCGCAGAACGAGCGTGTGGTGAAGGCTCTGGAACTGCAGGCCAACGGCATGAACCTGGGCATGCTGATGAAGGCGACCGTCGAAGCCGGTACGACCCTGGACACGACGTGGGCAGGTCCGCTGGTCGACTACCAGAACTTCGCCGGTGATTTCGTCGAGTTCCTGCGTCCCCGCACCATCATCGGCCAGTTCGGCCAAGGTTCTGTCCCTTCGTTGAACCGCATCCCGTTCAACGTCCGGATTGCCGGCCAAACGACTGGCGGTAGCGCTTACTGGGTGGGCGAAGGTGCACCGAAGCCCCTGACGTCGTTCGACTTCACGGCTACCGAACTGCGCTGGAACAAGGTCGCCGCGATCAGCGTTCTGACGAACGAGCTGATCCGCTTCAGCAACCCCAGCGCCGAGCGCCTGGTTCGCGATGGTCTGGCCGCTGCGGTCATCGAGCGTATCGATATCGACTTCATCGATCCGGCCAAAACTGCGGTCGCCAACGTGTCGCCCGCGTCGATCACCAACGGCGCCACGGCCATTGCTTCGTCCGGTTCGGACGCTGCGGCAATCCGTGCGGATATCCAGGCTCTCTGGGCTCCGTTCATCGCCGCCCGGAACGCTCCGCGCAACGCTGTCTACATCATGGACAGCACGACGGCCCTGGCCCTCAGCCTGATGCAAAACCCCCTCGGTCAATCCGAGTTCCCCGGCATCACCATGAATGGCGGCACCTTCATGGGCGTCCCGGTGATCGTCTCTGACTACCTGCCCGCCAGCTCCGCGGGGGGCATCGTGGTACTGGCGAATGCGTCGGACATCTGGCTCGCTGACGACGGCCAAGTGACGGTGGACGCGTCGCAGGAGGCTTCCCTGCAGATGCTGGACAACCCGACCAACAACAGCGCCACCGGTACGGCGACGTCGATGGTCTCGATGTTCCAGACCAACAGCACGGCCTTCCGTGCTGAGCGTTACATCAACTGGGCGCGCCGCCGTGCCTCCGGCGTGGCTTACCTGACCGGCGTTAGCTGGGGTGCATAA
- a CDS encoding class I SAM-dependent methyltransferase, with amino-acid sequence MGFHPRPAMDYTTSYWEEFRQRDASPMGELLTEARLALVRRHYAGQVVDIGIGGGRFVEYAAAQGYDVNAEANEWLREREAFCDPYARPVDAITCWDSLEHIPDPAALLAQVREWAFIAIPIFEEGDGVPGSRHYKPGEHIWYFSHRGLVDWMKAQGFACMEHNDAETELGREGIRSYAFMRIK; translated from the coding sequence ATGGGGTTCCATCCCCGCCCTGCGATGGACTACACGACGAGCTACTGGGAGGAATTCCGCCAGCGTGATGCCTCGCCAATGGGCGAACTGCTGACCGAAGCTCGCCTGGCTCTGGTTCGTCGCCACTACGCCGGCCAGGTCGTGGATATCGGCATCGGTGGCGGTCGGTTCGTCGAGTATGCGGCGGCACAGGGCTACGACGTCAATGCCGAGGCCAACGAATGGCTGAGGGAACGTGAAGCGTTTTGCGATCCCTATGCACGTCCTGTCGACGCCATCACCTGCTGGGACAGCTTGGAACACATCCCGGATCCAGCCGCGCTGTTGGCTCAGGTCCGTGAATGGGCGTTCATTGCTATTCCTATCTTCGAAGAGGGTGATGGTGTGCCTGGCAGCCGTCATTACAAGCCGGGCGAACACATTTGGTACTTCAGCCACCGCGGCTTGGTGGATTGGATGAAGGCGCAAGGGTTCGCGTGTATGGAGCATAACGACGCCGAGACCGAACTTGGACGAGAAGGCATCCGCAGCTACGCCTTCATGAGAATCAAATGA
- a CDS encoding phage portal protein: MKFGVRSLLSKWLAPVDGRGRGGWWPFVREPYSGAWQKNDEWAAEDLLCSPIVYACVTLIANDIGKLRARLVARDSNGIWSEVEGNSPFWPVLRHPNRYQNHIQFKQWWIMSKLRHGNTYVLKERDARGVVTRLYVLDPCRVTPLVSDDGSVYYQLSQDNLAGVPTVSETVPASEIIHDRMNCLYHPLVGISPLYAAAIAAGIGIKIQRNTATFFGNNANPGGILVAPGNITAENAAAIKAAWETGYSGVNAGKVAVLGDGMKFEPMSRNATDSQLIQILNWSDERICSVFHVPGYKVGVGQAPSYNNIEALDRGYYSGCLQSPIEEMEACLDDGLGLDGVTKGVDLDLDGLMRMDTKTQMEALKIGVDAGIIAPNEGRKQVNLPPLDGGDTVYMQQQDFPLDQVRQNKIVQPSPAPATVPEPADVSDEDKSLILEAKSIIATQKAIEAMRKAAQPEAVHV; encoded by the coding sequence ATGAAATTCGGCGTTCGTTCGCTTCTTTCGAAGTGGCTTGCGCCGGTGGACGGGCGTGGCAGGGGCGGTTGGTGGCCGTTCGTCCGTGAGCCGTATAGCGGGGCCTGGCAAAAAAACGATGAATGGGCCGCGGAAGATCTGCTTTGTTCGCCGATTGTCTACGCGTGCGTAACCCTGATCGCCAACGACATCGGGAAACTGCGTGCGCGACTGGTGGCTCGGGATTCAAATGGCATCTGGTCGGAAGTAGAGGGGAACTCTCCCTTCTGGCCGGTGCTACGCCATCCCAATCGCTATCAGAACCACATCCAGTTCAAGCAGTGGTGGATCATGTCGAAGCTTCGGCATGGCAACACCTATGTCCTGAAGGAGCGAGACGCTCGAGGCGTGGTCACTCGCCTATACGTCCTGGACCCATGCCGAGTGACGCCGCTTGTGTCAGATGACGGATCGGTTTACTACCAACTGAGCCAGGACAACCTTGCCGGGGTGCCTACGGTTAGCGAAACGGTTCCGGCTAGCGAGATCATCCACGACCGGATGAACTGCCTGTACCACCCGCTCGTTGGCATCTCGCCGCTGTACGCAGCGGCCATCGCCGCCGGTATTGGCATCAAGATCCAACGCAACACCGCGACGTTCTTCGGGAACAACGCCAACCCGGGCGGGATCCTTGTCGCTCCTGGCAACATCACTGCAGAGAACGCGGCCGCTATTAAGGCCGCATGGGAGACGGGCTACTCCGGAGTGAACGCAGGCAAGGTGGCAGTTCTTGGCGATGGGATGAAGTTTGAGCCCATGAGCCGGAATGCCACAGATTCTCAGCTTATCCAGATTCTTAACTGGTCTGACGAGCGGATCTGCTCGGTGTTTCATGTCCCCGGATACAAGGTCGGCGTTGGGCAAGCCCCCAGCTACAACAACATCGAAGCGCTTGACCGCGGCTACTACTCTGGCTGTCTGCAGTCCCCTATTGAAGAGATGGAGGCGTGCCTTGACGACGGCCTGGGTCTGGATGGGGTGACGAAGGGCGTAGACCTGGATCTGGACGGCTTGATGCGCATGGACACGAAGACCCAGATGGAAGCGCTGAAGATTGGCGTGGACGCCGGAATCATCGCTCCGAACGAAGGCCGCAAGCAGGTCAACCTGCCGCCGCTGGATGGTGGCGATACGGTCTACATGCAACAGCAGGACTTCCCGCTGGACCAGGTGCGGCAAAACAAGATTGTTCAGCCTTCCCCCGCGCCTGCCACTGTCCCGGAGCCAGCGGACGTTTCAGACGAAGACAAGTCGTTGATCTTGGAGGCGAAATCCATCATTGCAACGCAGAAGGCGATAGAAGCTATGCGCAAAGCCGCACAACCGGAGGCCGTCCATGTTTGA